One Luteibacter aegosomaticola genomic window carries:
- a CDS encoding hybrid sensor histidine kinase/response regulator: MVRNRNLRALWLLLLLLLVAGSAALGGWMAWRRALGGIGDQAGERLNLHALAVQRLIDRFRVLPRVLALDPELRAALEGPPDAANTAALNAKLDRANDAVKASTLTLLDRHGRALAANNWNTPESNVGLDYAFRPYFRDAMRDGYATFYALGVSTNVPGYFIAQAVEDTQGRRIGVVVLKISLDALQEDWAGGGDVVFLSDAHNVVFLANHPEWVYRTLYPLSPADAASIAATRQYGTRPLSPMTWRVLAPQGADTLRVRLTSPSLAHDTMWRSLAMPKQAWRLHLLADTRPAVAAARNAVFAVLAAWLPVLLLGMFFQQRVRMARLRQRSREELERMVAHHASALRSAQDSIVAAASEAAQGGHGSLEHLPQGVSVVDAELRLVAWNTRYQKIFGFPDEYMRVGRPIEDMFRFNARKGLLGPGDTDEAIERRLQYLRAGSPHMYERERPDGSTLEIRGNPLPGGGFVTSYADITAYKAAARELRSLASSLEQRVEERTRDLIAAKAEADKANRSRTRFVAAAVHDLLQPLNAARMFIGSLASGKLDGEGRDLVERVRSALDTQDELLASLLDISRLEGGAVAPRMASVSLEPMLAELARQSGVLASTRGLELGHVRTSLVVRSDALLLRRVLQNFLSNAIHYTPRGRVLLGVRRAAGQARIEVWDTGVGIPEAKTRAIFDEFLRLDNGVDRDRRSAGLGLSIVDRIARLLGATVAVRSWEGRGSVFSVTLPLADMAMDAPAAAPADEDDSPFAGKRILVIDNDPLTRRQAMDLLIGWGCEVTGVGSERGALRHAETDDAPALILMDDPMDGREGGALRAGLASRWGHLPPTVLMAAAPRQADIERAAAEGLRYLTKPLAPARLRAVMTRLLMVAG; this comes from the coding sequence ATGGTCAGAAATCGAAATCTACGTGCCCTGTGGCTCCTGCTTCTCCTGCTCCTCGTGGCGGGTAGTGCGGCGCTGGGCGGGTGGATGGCCTGGCGGCGGGCGCTGGGCGGCATCGGCGATCAGGCCGGTGAGCGCCTGAACCTGCATGCCCTGGCCGTGCAGCGCCTGATCGACCGGTTCCGCGTGCTCCCGCGGGTCCTCGCCTTGGATCCTGAGCTGCGCGCAGCACTGGAAGGTCCGCCCGACGCGGCGAACACGGCCGCCCTGAACGCCAAGCTGGATCGCGCCAACGACGCGGTGAAGGCGTCGACGCTCACCTTGCTCGACCGGCATGGCCGGGCCCTGGCCGCCAATAATTGGAACACCCCCGAGAGCAACGTCGGCCTCGACTATGCGTTCCGGCCCTATTTCCGCGATGCGATGCGCGATGGTTACGCGACGTTTTATGCGCTCGGCGTTTCCACCAATGTGCCGGGCTACTTCATTGCCCAGGCGGTGGAGGATACGCAGGGGCGCCGCATCGGCGTCGTCGTGCTGAAGATCTCGCTGGATGCGTTGCAAGAAGACTGGGCTGGCGGCGGTGACGTGGTCTTCCTCTCCGATGCGCACAACGTGGTGTTCCTGGCGAATCATCCGGAATGGGTCTATCGCACCCTTTATCCGCTTTCACCGGCCGACGCCGCCTCCATCGCGGCTACGCGCCAATATGGAACACGGCCACTTTCCCCCATGACCTGGCGCGTGCTGGCCCCGCAGGGCGCGGATACCCTCCGTGTCCGGCTGACCTCGCCTTCGCTGGCACACGACACCATGTGGCGGTCGCTGGCCATGCCGAAGCAGGCCTGGCGACTGCACCTGCTGGCGGATACACGCCCAGCCGTCGCGGCGGCGCGCAACGCAGTCTTCGCCGTGCTGGCAGCGTGGCTTCCGGTGCTCCTGCTTGGCATGTTCTTCCAGCAGCGCGTGCGCATGGCCCGCCTGCGCCAGCGCAGCCGCGAGGAGCTCGAACGGATGGTCGCGCACCACGCCTCCGCTTTGCGCTCCGCGCAGGACAGCATCGTCGCCGCGGCCAGTGAAGCCGCGCAGGGTGGCCATGGCAGCCTGGAGCACCTGCCGCAGGGTGTGAGCGTGGTGGATGCCGAATTGCGGCTCGTGGCATGGAATACCCGCTACCAGAAGATCTTCGGCTTTCCCGATGAATACATGCGGGTGGGGCGGCCGATCGAAGACATGTTCCGCTTCAACGCACGCAAAGGCCTGCTCGGCCCAGGCGATACCGATGAAGCGATCGAGCGCCGCCTGCAGTACCTGCGCGCGGGTAGCCCGCATATGTACGAGCGCGAGCGCCCGGATGGCAGCACGCTGGAGATCCGCGGCAATCCGCTGCCGGGCGGTGGGTTCGTCACCAGCTATGCCGATATCACGGCCTACAAGGCGGCGGCGCGCGAGTTGCGCAGCCTGGCCTCGTCGCTTGAGCAGCGCGTGGAAGAGCGCACGCGTGACCTGATCGCGGCGAAGGCCGAAGCGGACAAGGCGAACCGCTCGCGCACGCGCTTCGTGGCGGCAGCGGTGCATGATCTGCTGCAGCCGCTAAATGCGGCACGAATGTTCATCGGCAGCCTGGCTTCGGGCAAGCTGGATGGCGAGGGCCGCGATCTCGTTGAACGTGTGCGTAGTGCGCTGGATACGCAGGACGAACTGCTCGCCAGTTTGCTCGACATCTCGCGTCTGGAAGGCGGCGCCGTCGCGCCGCGCATGGCCAGCGTCTCCCTCGAGCCCATGCTTGCCGAGCTGGCACGACAATCGGGCGTACTCGCTTCAACGCGTGGCCTTGAACTAGGCCACGTCCGCACAAGCCTCGTGGTACGCAGCGATGCGCTCCTGCTCCGACGCGTGCTGCAAAACTTTCTCAGCAATGCCATCCACTACACGCCGCGTGGGCGCGTGTTGCTGGGCGTGCGTCGTGCCGCCGGGCAGGCGCGCATCGAGGTATGGGATACCGGCGTGGGCATCCCGGAAGCCAAGACGCGTGCCATCTTCGACGAGTTCCTGCGCCTGGATAACGGCGTGGACCGTGACCGGCGCAGCGCGGGCCTCGGTCTTTCCATCGTCGATCGTATCGCGCGCCTCCTCGGCGCGACGGTCGCCGTGCGCTCGTGGGAAGGCCGCGGCAGTGTCTTCTCCGTCACGCTGCCTTTGGCCGATATGGCAATGGATGCACCCGCTGCCGCGCCGGCGGACGAAGACGATTCGCCCTTCGCGGGCAAACGCATCCTCGTGATCGACAACGACCCGCTCACGCGCCGTCAGGCCATGGACCTGCTGATCGGTTGGGGCTGCGAAGTGACGGGCGTGGGCAGCGAACGCGGCGCACTCCGTCATGCGGAAACCGACGACGCTCCGGCCTTGATCCTGATGGATGACCCGATGGACGGTCGCGAGGGCGGAGCGTTGCGCGCCGGGCTTGCTTCACGCTGGGGCCACCTACCGCCCACCGTCTTGATGGCTGCCGCGCCCCGCCAGGCGGATATCGAACGCGCGGCGGCTGAGGGTCTGCGTTACCTCACCAAGCCGCTGGCACCCGCGCGCCTGCGCGCGGTGATGACGCGTTTGTTGATGGTCGCCGGTTAA
- a CDS encoding dicarboxylate/amino acid:cation symporter — MLVQNTAPTAPLPLYRQTYVQVLVAIALGAILGHFFPAFAEQLKPLGDAFIKLVKMVIAPVIFLTVVTGIAGMPHLNAVGRVVLKAMVYFLVFSTLALIIGMVVANVVQPGAGLNIDAATLSTKEIATYASKAHDMTLTHFLLDIIPDTVFGAFTSGNILQVLLFAVLFGISLTLAGERSKPVIAFFEALTAPVFKLVHLLMKAAPIGAFGAIAFTIGRYGIGSLSNLMFLVATFYVTALLFVIVVLGSVARMTGFSIFQLLRYLKAELLLVLGTSSSEAALPSLMEKMERAGCDKSVVGLVVPTGYSFNLDGTNIYMTLAALFIAQATNTPLSLGEQVALLLVAMVSSKGAAGVTGAGFVTLAATLSVVPSLPVAGMALILGVDRFMSECRSLTNFVGNAVATIVVARWEGALDRKALDQALSQRAGESGTPSIIATQGE; from the coding sequence ATGCTTGTGCAGAACACCGCCCCTACCGCTCCCCTGCCCCTCTACCGCCAGACCTATGTGCAGGTATTGGTGGCCATCGCGCTGGGCGCCATCCTCGGCCACTTCTTCCCGGCGTTCGCCGAGCAGCTGAAGCCGCTGGGCGATGCCTTCATCAAGCTGGTGAAGATGGTGATCGCCCCGGTGATCTTCCTGACCGTGGTCACCGGCATCGCGGGTATGCCGCATCTCAATGCGGTGGGCCGCGTGGTACTGAAGGCGATGGTGTACTTCCTCGTCTTCTCGACCCTGGCGCTGATCATCGGCATGGTGGTGGCCAATGTGGTGCAGCCGGGCGCGGGGCTGAACATCGATGCCGCCACGCTTTCCACCAAGGAAATCGCGACGTACGCCTCGAAGGCGCACGACATGACGCTCACGCATTTCCTGCTCGACATCATTCCCGATACCGTCTTCGGCGCGTTCACTTCCGGGAACATCCTGCAGGTACTGCTGTTCGCCGTGTTGTTCGGCATCTCGCTCACGCTGGCGGGCGAACGCTCGAAGCCGGTCATAGCGTTCTTTGAAGCCCTGACGGCGCCGGTGTTCAAGCTGGTGCATCTGCTGATGAAGGCTGCGCCCATCGGTGCCTTCGGTGCCATCGCCTTCACCATCGGCCGTTATGGCATCGGTTCGCTGTCGAACCTGATGTTCCTCGTGGCCACGTTCTACGTGACCGCCTTGCTGTTCGTCATCGTGGTGCTTGGCAGCGTGGCACGCATGACGGGCTTTTCCATCTTCCAGCTGCTGCGCTACCTGAAGGCTGAACTGTTGCTCGTGCTGGGTACGTCCTCCTCGGAAGCGGCGCTGCCGTCGCTGATGGAAAAGATGGAGCGTGCCGGTTGCGACAAATCCGTCGTGGGCCTGGTCGTTCCGACCGGCTATTCGTTCAACCTCGATGGCACCAACATCTACATGACCCTCGCCGCGCTGTTTATCGCGCAGGCGACCAACACGCCGCTGTCGCTGGGCGAACAGGTGGCGCTGCTGCTGGTGGCCATGGTGAGCTCGAAGGGTGCCGCCGGCGTCACGGGCGCGGGCTTCGTCACCCTGGCCGCCACGCTGTCCGTCGTGCCGTCGCTACCTGTGGCCGGCATGGCGCTGATCCTCGGTGTCGACCGCTTCATGAGCGAATGCCGCTCGCTGACCAATTTCGTGGGCAATGCCGTGGCCACCATCGTGGTCGCTCGCTGGGAGGGCGCGCTGGATCGCAAGGCGCTGGACCAGGCCCTGTCACAGCGTGCCGGGGAGAGCGGCACGCCTTCGATCATCGCTACCCAGGGGGAATAA
- a CDS encoding alpha/beta hydrolase yields the protein MSLIRTALLAAAVALACTGTALAQSTPAAGKPVTYDLWPGTPPGGGGPSGPERIGQTGTGVGAVSNISKPRIEVYKPANPNGAAVVLMGGGGYFRIGIGHEVMPTARWLAALGVTPIVLYYRLPADRWPAAAPFQDAQRAVRLVRAHAAELGIDPKRVGVVGFSAGGNLAGIAETRFADAFYPAVDASDKLSARPDFAGLIYPVVSLQKPYDTTRSFRELSSQSDAVQAYSVELHVSHDTPPTFLAQAADDPIANIGNSLVMFDALRRNGVDSELHVFDKGGHGWGLGDPGSAPSAWPRLFAAWARRAGFFSAVDAGPFALPAATAPASPAASSDDASGVDDN from the coding sequence ATGTCGCTTATCCGCACCGCGCTGCTCGCGGCCGCCGTCGCGCTGGCCTGCACCGGCACCGCGCTGGCTCAGTCCACGCCTGCCGCCGGCAAGCCTGTCACCTACGACCTCTGGCCTGGCACCCCGCCTGGCGGCGGTGGTCCCAGCGGCCCGGAGCGCATCGGCCAGACGGGTACCGGTGTCGGTGCTGTTTCGAACATCAGCAAGCCGCGCATCGAGGTTTATAAGCCGGCGAACCCGAACGGCGCCGCCGTCGTGCTGATGGGTGGCGGTGGTTATTTCCGCATCGGCATCGGGCATGAGGTGATGCCGACCGCGCGTTGGCTGGCGGCGTTGGGCGTTACGCCCATCGTGCTGTATTACCGCCTGCCCGCCGATCGCTGGCCCGCCGCTGCGCCATTCCAGGATGCCCAGCGCGCCGTGCGCCTTGTTCGTGCGCACGCTGCCGAGCTCGGCATCGATCCGAAGCGCGTGGGCGTGGTGGGCTTCTCCGCGGGCGGCAATCTCGCCGGTATCGCGGAAACCCGCTTCGCTGATGCGTTCTATCCCGCCGTGGATGCGAGCGACAAGCTCTCGGCCCGCCCGGATTTCGCTGGCCTGATCTATCCCGTGGTGTCACTGCAGAAGCCGTACGACACCACGCGATCGTTTCGCGAGCTCTCGTCGCAGAGCGATGCCGTGCAGGCGTATTCGGTGGAGCTGCATGTCTCGCATGACACGCCGCCCACGTTCCTCGCGCAGGCCGCCGATGATCCGATCGCGAACATCGGCAACAGCCTCGTGATGTTCGACGCCCTGCGCCGCAACGGCGTGGACAGTGAACTGCATGTCTTCGACAAGGGTGGCCATGGCTGGGGTCTCGGCGACCCGGGCAGTGCACCTTCGGCGTGGCCGCGCCTGTTCGCCGCGTGGGCACGCCGCGCCGGCTTCTTCAGCGCCGTGGATGCGGGCCCGTTCGCCCTGCCCGCGGCGACCGCCCCGGCCAGCCCCGCCGCATCGTCCGACGATGCCAGCGGCGTCGACGACAACTGA
- a CDS encoding OprO/OprP family phosphate-selective porin: MTMKTRLYPALAAVLFAGACSPAFAAHEVTNAELLKLIKAQAAEINELKQRLSAVEGSHGSAPTVASAPTAGASAGVTASAASAATAPPVNEESARRQAQVDNAIADTRESEMAVAMARGAGASSGGGAGARWGRGGEAGPVFRSDDGFFTFKPDGRLLFDVSRTSGSGFETRNITGSQITSARLGGEGTIGALGYHVEADFADNEVALRQTYLTYTTQVFGNRTKFYLGNFLKDLGTEGSSESARVPFMLRNAATAVGQPVVSYFGMGSQMRMYGNGWHFSLSINGNSPNSSTSGSNTDSTTYLARAHWNPLKGADGFVHLGSWYYYEKISDGVTSINNTPAIAADYNDNLAVSASSIANPTQDHGKGFELGGVYRNFWMMNEYGKRTIDSSTADSVSRHGSSFAAGWMITGEAPGFSSTSGSWKAVKVTNPVTSGGWGAFEVAGRVDHYDYADAPRGGKGKSYTLGVNWYLNDWSRLMMNWVHWNTDNKVGSFQGPDAGNTVSMRAQVVF; the protein is encoded by the coding sequence ATGACCATGAAGACTCGCCTCTACCCGGCGCTGGCCGCCGTGTTGTTCGCTGGTGCGTGCTCGCCGGCCTTTGCCGCCCACGAAGTCACCAATGCCGAGCTGCTCAAGCTGATCAAAGCGCAGGCAGCTGAAATTAATGAACTCAAACAGCGTCTCTCCGCGGTGGAGGGCTCGCATGGGTCGGCACCGACTGTGGCTTCGGCGCCGACGGCGGGCGCCAGCGCCGGCGTGACCGCTTCCGCCGCGTCCGCCGCTACCGCGCCGCCCGTCAATGAGGAAAGCGCACGCCGCCAGGCGCAGGTGGATAACGCCATCGCCGATACCCGCGAGAGCGAAATGGCTGTCGCGATGGCGCGCGGTGCCGGCGCCTCGTCCGGCGGTGGGGCCGGCGCGCGCTGGGGCCGCGGCGGCGAAGCGGGTCCGGTGTTCCGCAGCGACGATGGTTTCTTCACCTTCAAGCCGGATGGCCGCCTGCTGTTCGATGTGAGCCGCACCTCAGGCTCGGGCTTCGAGACACGCAACATCACGGGTTCGCAGATCACCAGCGCGCGCCTTGGCGGCGAAGGCACCATCGGCGCGCTCGGCTACCACGTGGAAGCGGACTTCGCGGATAACGAGGTGGCTCTGCGCCAGACCTACCTCACCTATACCACCCAGGTGTTCGGCAACCGCACCAAGTTCTACCTCGGCAACTTCCTCAAGGATCTCGGCACGGAAGGCTCGTCCGAATCGGCGCGCGTGCCCTTCATGCTGCGCAACGCCGCGACGGCGGTGGGCCAGCCGGTGGTCAGCTACTTCGGCATGGGCAGCCAGATGCGCATGTACGGCAATGGCTGGCATTTCAGCCTGTCGATCAACGGCAACTCACCGAACAGCTCGACCTCGGGCTCAAACACCGATAGCACCACGTATCTCGCCCGCGCCCACTGGAACCCGCTGAAGGGCGCCGATGGATTCGTGCATCTCGGTAGCTGGTACTACTACGAGAAGATCAGCGACGGCGTCACCAGCATCAACAACACGCCCGCTATCGCTGCCGATTACAACGACAACCTCGCGGTATCAGCAAGCTCCATTGCCAACCCCACCCAGGATCACGGCAAGGGCTTCGAACTCGGCGGTGTGTACCGCAATTTCTGGATGATGAACGAGTACGGCAAGCGCACGATTGATTCCAGTACAGCGGATTCGGTCAGCCGGCACGGGTCGTCGTTCGCCGCGGGCTGGATGATCACCGGCGAGGCCCCGGGCTTCTCCAGCACCTCGGGCAGCTGGAAGGCGGTGAAGGTCACCAACCCCGTCACCTCCGGTGGCTGGGGCGCCTTCGAAGTCGCCGGCCGCGTCGACCACTACGACTACGCCGACGCGCCACGCGGTGGCAAGGGCAAGAGCTACACCCTGGGCGTTAACTGGTACCTCAACGACTGGTCACGCCTGATGATGAACTGGGTGCACTGGAACACCGACAACAAGGTCGGCAGCTTCCAGGGACCGGATGCAGGTAACACCGTGTCGATGCGGGCGCAGGTGGTGTTCTAA
- a CDS encoding nuclear transport factor 2 family protein — protein sequence MSTDTIPMIERMYADFNARRIDGVLAVLAEDVDWANGMDGGYVHGHEGLREYWTRQWSMVSPHVQPVAFVPEGNNTIAVEVIQTVHDLEGKPLTGQTHGLKDKTVFHVFNVAGGKIARFDIREG from the coding sequence GTGTCGACCGACACCATCCCGATGATCGAACGCATGTACGCCGACTTCAACGCACGCCGCATCGACGGCGTCCTCGCCGTGCTGGCCGAAGATGTCGACTGGGCCAACGGCATGGACGGCGGCTACGTCCACGGCCACGAAGGCCTGCGCGAGTACTGGACCCGCCAGTGGTCGATGGTGAGCCCGCATGTGCAACCGGTGGCCTTCGTCCCCGAAGGCAACAACACCATCGCCGTCGAAGTCATCCAGACAGTGCATGATCTCGAAGGCAAGCCGCTCACCGGCCAGACTCATGGGTTGAAGGACAAGACGGTCTTCCACGTGTTCAACGTAGCCGGGGGCAAGATAGCCCGTTTCGATATCCGCGAGGGCTAA
- a CDS encoding MarR family winged helix-turn-helix transcriptional regulator — protein MNEDVLSTPGHLISLAARGFARLSEARLKPLGFGVGHVPILVALRDGKASTQRDLARFAKVEQPPMAQMLARMERDGLIERNPDPADGRSSLVTLTSTAKRRLPKATTTLFQGNRDALDGFSDEEATQFIGMLKRVIANLDQLAESDGS, from the coding sequence GTGAACGAAGACGTCCTTTCCACCCCTGGTCACCTCATCAGCCTTGCCGCGCGGGGCTTTGCCCGGCTGAGCGAGGCCCGCCTGAAGCCGCTGGGTTTCGGTGTGGGGCACGTGCCCATCCTGGTCGCGTTGCGGGATGGCAAGGCGAGCACCCAACGCGACCTCGCCCGATTCGCGAAGGTCGAGCAACCCCCCATGGCGCAGATGCTCGCCCGGATGGAGCGCGATGGCCTGATCGAGCGCAACCCCGATCCGGCCGATGGGCGAAGCAGCCTCGTGACCTTGACCAGCACGGCAAAACGGCGCCTGCCGAAAGCCACGACCACCCTGTTCCAGGGCAATCGCGATGCATTGGATGGCTTCTCCGACGAAGAAGCCACCCAGTTCATTGGCATGTTGAAGCGGGTGATCGCCAACCTCGATCAGCTGGCGGAGTCGGACGGATCCTGA